A single window of Leptolyngbya sp. FACHB-261 DNA harbors:
- a CDS encoding helix-turn-helix domain-containing protein, whose translation MLYLLKSQQAKTVQEAASVLGRNRATLQEWLRAYRA comes from the coding sequence TTGTTGTACCTATTGAAAAGCCAGCAAGCGAAAACTGTGCAGGAGGCCGCTTCTGTGTTGGGACGGAACCGAGCCACCTTACAGGAATGGCTGCGTGCCTACCGAGCATGA
- a CDS encoding DM13 domain-containing protein has translation MKLIPLLLLGFAAFLTPVLSSPGHAFGEREALPPAARDSELVAQSQITALMTGTFAAAEKPTAGTVRIVRQGGHRFLELSSAFRTDTGGPDLHVLLTTADRPPQSYSATTSGSYINLGKLQSYSGTQRYPIPDSVNLANFKSVSVWCRMANATFGYALLRPASTASAQ, from the coding sequence ATGAAGTTGATCCCTCTGCTCCTGCTCGGTTTTGCTGCTTTTTTGACCCCTGTCCTTTCAAGTCCAGGCCATGCCTTCGGGGAACGGGAAGCTCTTCCCCCTGCGGCTAGAGATTCAGAACTTGTTGCTCAAAGCCAGATTACTGCTCTGATGACAGGAACCTTTGCAGCAGCAGAAAAACCAACTGCTGGGACGGTTCGGATTGTACGCCAGGGTGGGCATCGCTTTTTGGAGTTGAGCTCTGCATTTAGAACTGATACAGGTGGGCCGGATCTGCATGTCCTCCTGACGACTGCTGATCGGCCGCCCCAATCCTACAGTGCTACAACTTCAGGGAGCTATATCAACTTAGGCAAATTGCAGAGCTACAGCGGTACGCAGCGCTATCCAATTCCTGACTCAGTTAACCTGGCGAATTTCAAATCGGTCTCTGTTTGGTGCCGCATGGCTAATGCAACTTTCGGCTACGCGCTGTTGCGTCCTGCGAGCACCGCCAGTGCTCAGTAA